A genomic segment from Halorubrum depositum encodes:
- a CDS encoding NAD-dependent epimerase/dehydratase family protein, whose amino-acid sequence MLDDSTALVTGGAGLVGSHLAARLLDRGASVRVADDLSKGDRDRVPDGADFVEADLTDPTDVAEAVTDDLDIVFHFAAYTDTNYDDDRELFEANTAMTYNVLERMHEVGVDRLAFTSSSTVYGEAPRPTPEDHGPLEPISIYGSSKLADEALISTHAHSYGVRSWVFRFANIVGPHQRGNVIPDFIQKLDADPSELEILGDGRQEKSYMHVSECVDAIQYVVDNADEDLNVFNLGTRTTTSVTDIADIVADEMGVDPDYAYTGGDRGWTGDVPKMRLSIERLADLGWEPAIESDEAVRRSASELIDEIVE is encoded by the coding sequence ATGCTCGACGATTCGACCGCACTCGTCACCGGCGGCGCGGGGCTCGTCGGGAGCCACCTCGCCGCCCGGCTCCTCGACCGCGGCGCGTCGGTCCGCGTCGCCGACGACCTCTCGAAGGGCGACCGCGACCGCGTCCCCGACGGCGCCGACTTCGTTGAGGCCGACCTCACCGACCCCACCGACGTCGCCGAGGCGGTCACCGACGATCTCGATATCGTCTTCCACTTCGCCGCGTACACCGACACGAACTACGACGACGACCGGGAGCTGTTCGAGGCGAACACGGCGATGACGTACAACGTCTTGGAACGCATGCACGAGGTCGGCGTCGACCGGCTCGCCTTCACCTCCTCCTCGACGGTGTACGGCGAGGCGCCTCGCCCGACGCCCGAGGACCACGGCCCCCTGGAGCCCATCTCCATCTACGGCTCCTCGAAGCTCGCCGACGAGGCGCTGATCTCGACGCACGCTCACTCGTACGGGGTGCGGTCGTGGGTGTTCCGCTTCGCGAACATCGTCGGGCCGCACCAGCGCGGCAACGTGATCCCCGACTTCATCCAGAAGCTCGACGCCGACCCGAGCGAGCTGGAGATCCTCGGCGACGGCCGGCAGGAGAAGTCGTACATGCACGTCTCGGAGTGCGTCGACGCGATCCAGTACGTCGTCGACAACGCGGACGAGGACCTGAACGTCTTCAACCTCGGGACGCGGACGACCACGTCGGTCACCGACATCGCCGACATCGTCGCCGACGAGATGGGCGTCGACCCCGACTACGCGTACACCGGCGGCGACCGCGGCTGGACCGGGGACGTGCCGAAGATGCGCCTCTCCATCGAACGGCTCGCCGACCTCGGCTGGGAGCCGGCGATCGAGAGCGACGAGGCGGTCCGGCGGAGCGCCAGCGAACTGATCGACGAGATCGTCGAATAG